One region of Oncorhynchus nerka isolate Pitt River linkage group LG22, Oner_Uvic_2.0, whole genome shotgun sequence genomic DNA includes:
- the LOC115118795 gene encoding B-cell CLL/lymphoma 7 protein family member A-like, giving the protein MSGRSVRAETRSRAKDDFKRVMAAIEKVRKWEKKWVTVGDTSLRIFKWVPVTEPKTADEKKKGKDEKYGSELTTPENSSSPGMMDMNDDNSNQSSIAESSPVRKRETSTSPAPEPTTVSHGDNSEANSDQSPDCKRVKSNPSERGQRDKRDSSQTSSGEKDTSDSRKATLDPEEEAPRSKKNKQESPSQDYEEK; this is encoded by the exons ATGTCGGGCAGGTCCGTACGAGCCGAGACTCGAAGCAGGGCGAAAGATGACTTCAAGCGGGTTATGGCCGCGATTGAGAAAGTACGGAAATG GGAGAAGAAATGGGTGACAGTTGGAGACACATCCCTGAGGATCTTCAAGTGGGTTCCAGTGACTGAGCCCAAAACAGCAGATGAA AAGAAGAAGGGGAAGGATGAGAAGTATGGGTCAGAATTGACCACACCAGAGAACAGCTCTTCTCCTGGGATGATGGACATGAATG ACGACAACAGTAACCAGAGTTCTATCGCTGAATCCTCCCCTGTCAGGAAACGGGAAACCAGCACTAGCCCAGCCCCCGaacccaccaccgtatcccatGGCGACAACAGTGAGGCCAATAGCGACCAGAGCCCTGACTGCAAGAGGG TGAAGAGCAACCcatcagagagaggacagagggacaagagagacagCAGCCAGACTTCCTCGGGAGAAAAGGACACCTCAGACAGCCGCAAAGCCACTCTG GATCCGGAGGAAGAGGCTCCTCGCAGTAAGAAGAACAAGCAGGAGTCTCCATCTCAGGACTACGAGGAGAAATAG